A region of Pleionea litopenaei DNA encodes the following proteins:
- a CDS encoding EAL domain-containing protein, which translates to MKYLIIITFFFAALFLSSATAQSQSVDLKHYSTRDGLSQSVVWEIERDSLGYLWLGTEEGVNRYDAYRLEAISGPDGVLNARYIGLLHNDREGMLWLSAAPNFNYRYDPRNDSYHRIELPARTAENNQQNELEMAYEADSGDLWLANFEEVFRFDYGKQQLESIIRRNDVWPDAFQDKVFRAIYKFKNYLLIASTHGLFAIDLRDKAIIKIKHQPVAEINQEQANVKGIFRLPDGAIYVATVEGLTKIDSNKLYSALQTGKDPAFTFVEKELNIWDMEQLNGDTWVATDDGLYQLVNNQLQFTFRFSDLPFNFFDNDIIKLKSDNEGNLWLGSREDGFFKWHPNNAIKDIISNVRGEKKELPSNIASVITRQNDQLLIGTSHGLASYDLNTGQTQSYFANDDEKAPVTNESVYQIIKMEKYVWVHRRDGVKLLDPNTLEESTVPLPETTVETLKKPTYGSQKLSDHEVFMLQNKSAFVFNEQTNKVTEIESLKLPEDQETYFTVLGSNHPDDAQLYLTQFNRVDVYDKQTGTVKNLHKIDHPNPKLAAAINVFRTGGQIWLNYYGHGIYVIDESTGEEIKFLDNKSLNSGSFLDIFEDSNDNLWITSNDGLLRMNRSNFSVEKFNRQDGLPSNEFIGGTATLIDGNTAVLGTNKGVIVLDLSKLVKRRASPIEVQLTGLKLLSAPDANLVDSEHLRLEHDDFGLKVEFSALIFHKTNQVRYRYWIDGDSKTSPATTYTSEILFPKFNPGKSTLNIAAIDYKTGEESKPLSIQIRSYPAPWLSVPAYIAYVIIVVGFLSIIIYQRHKRQAALLNAHQAITRSEKRLQLALTGSDSGLWDWRAENNLVYEPRLDFAIDNKEQLIGFTQRLAFIHHDDQSLYASKWQDFLLQSDKGFEHVYRIKNEFNEWRWFRDLARVSEVDEFDNPKRVTGTYTDITTRKDTQDKMQLFFEAFENTRDIIIILDKDFLVNSVNQSFSKISGYDPSTVIGNPLECLTQEDINIPLTIAIKDKLAIKDQCETEGMLLRKFQQPLAVLINATQFTNEDSERYYVVTVTDISEQKLAQEKLKKLANYDTLTNLPNRALLMDRITHAIDHSHRRKQKMALFFIDLDRFKQINDTLGHDAGDALLVSVAEILKSSVREDDTVARLGGDEFVIMLEDVFSIEIATRIANLIIKNMASPFVLKEQEVSTSPSIGISIYPEDGSTAEQLIKAADMAMYHAKNLGRNNFQFFRSSMNLEAQNRMSMETLLRNAIKRKEFSLVYQPQVDIATAKIKGFEALARWRQPNGDLISPLDFIPVAEEVGLIIPLTEQLIEMALEQLKAWNDQNYNVGVAINLSARHLQQYDIVRFMKERLANYDLEQGQVEFELTESMLMTDIDVSLPLVKSLKRMNIELALDDFGTGYSSLKYLHQFPIHKLKIDRSFVSLIGEQSEAEAIIETIIALARSLNKRSVIEGVETREQLEFVRKLGADYIQGYYFSKPVSGEETFDLLASDWSDKL; encoded by the coding sequence ATGAAGTATCTAATAATTATAACATTTTTCTTTGCAGCGCTGTTTCTTTCCTCTGCCACGGCACAAAGCCAAAGTGTCGACTTAAAACACTACTCGACACGCGATGGTTTGAGCCAAAGTGTGGTTTGGGAAATTGAGCGTGATTCACTAGGCTATTTATGGCTTGGCACCGAAGAAGGTGTTAATCGTTACGACGCCTACCGACTTGAGGCAATTTCAGGTCCAGATGGTGTACTCAATGCAAGATACATAGGGTTACTCCACAATGATCGTGAAGGCATGCTCTGGCTGAGTGCAGCACCTAATTTCAACTATCGTTACGATCCTAGAAACGACAGTTATCATCGTATTGAGCTACCTGCTAGAACCGCAGAAAATAACCAACAAAACGAACTAGAGATGGCTTATGAAGCCGATTCTGGCGACTTGTGGTTAGCTAATTTTGAAGAAGTATTTCGGTTTGATTACGGCAAACAACAACTGGAGTCGATTATTCGTCGTAATGATGTTTGGCCAGACGCCTTTCAAGACAAAGTATTTCGCGCTATTTACAAGTTTAAAAACTACTTATTAATTGCATCAACCCACGGTTTGTTCGCGATCGATTTGCGAGACAAAGCGATCATAAAAATTAAACATCAGCCGGTCGCTGAAATCAACCAAGAGCAAGCTAATGTGAAGGGCATTTTCCGTTTGCCCGATGGAGCAATCTACGTCGCGACCGTTGAGGGTTTGACCAAAATAGACAGCAACAAGTTGTACAGTGCTTTGCAAACGGGCAAAGACCCCGCCTTTACCTTTGTTGAGAAAGAATTAAATATATGGGACATGGAACAACTCAATGGCGATACTTGGGTAGCGACCGATGATGGTCTCTATCAACTCGTCAATAACCAATTACAGTTCACCTTTCGGTTTTCGGATTTACCTTTCAATTTTTTTGACAATGACATTATCAAACTTAAGAGTGATAACGAAGGGAATCTATGGTTAGGCAGTCGAGAAGATGGTTTCTTTAAATGGCACCCTAACAATGCCATTAAAGATATTATCAGCAACGTGCGCGGCGAAAAAAAGGAGCTGCCTTCGAATATCGCCAGTGTGATCACCCGACAAAATGATCAGTTACTCATTGGCACTTCACACGGACTCGCGAGCTACGATCTTAACACCGGTCAAACACAAAGCTACTTTGCTAATGACGATGAAAAAGCTCCGGTGACCAACGAAAGTGTTTATCAGATTATTAAAATGGAAAAGTACGTTTGGGTGCATCGCCGAGACGGAGTAAAGTTGCTCGATCCAAACACTCTCGAAGAGTCAACGGTGCCATTGCCTGAAACCACGGTTGAAACCTTGAAAAAGCCAACGTATGGTTCACAAAAACTTTCGGATCACGAAGTGTTTATGTTGCAAAATAAGAGCGCTTTTGTCTTCAATGAACAAACCAATAAAGTCACTGAAATTGAGTCGCTTAAATTACCTGAAGACCAAGAAACCTACTTTACCGTGCTAGGTTCAAATCATCCAGATGATGCGCAACTCTATCTTACTCAATTTAATCGAGTCGATGTCTATGACAAACAGACTGGAACCGTTAAAAATTTGCATAAAATTGATCATCCCAATCCTAAACTTGCCGCAGCCATCAATGTATTTCGAACTGGCGGGCAAATTTGGCTGAACTATTATGGACACGGCATCTATGTAATCGATGAAAGCACCGGCGAAGAAATTAAGTTTTTGGATAACAAAAGCCTTAACTCGGGAAGTTTTTTAGATATTTTTGAAGACAGCAACGACAACCTTTGGATCACCTCAAACGACGGTCTTCTCCGCATGAACCGAAGTAACTTCTCGGTCGAGAAATTCAATCGTCAAGACGGTCTACCGTCCAACGAGTTTATTGGTGGAACCGCCACTCTGATCGATGGAAACACCGCCGTTCTAGGAACCAATAAAGGCGTTATTGTATTAGATTTATCAAAATTGGTTAAACGCCGCGCTTCACCGATCGAAGTTCAGCTAACCGGATTAAAACTGTTGTCGGCACCCGATGCAAACCTAGTCGATTCCGAACATCTGCGACTTGAGCACGATGATTTTGGACTCAAAGTAGAGTTTTCTGCGCTGATTTTTCATAAGACCAATCAAGTTCGCTATCGTTACTGGATCGATGGCGATTCGAAGACATCTCCAGCAACAACCTATACCAGTGAAATTTTATTTCCAAAGTTTAATCCTGGTAAGTCAACGCTAAACATAGCGGCTATCGATTATAAAACCGGAGAAGAATCCAAGCCACTTTCAATACAAATTCGCTCTTACCCCGCTCCTTGGTTGTCAGTACCCGCCTACATTGCTTATGTCATCATCGTGGTCGGTTTTCTAAGTATTATTATCTATCAGCGACATAAACGACAAGCCGCTTTATTGAATGCCCATCAAGCCATCACGCGTAGTGAAAAGCGCTTGCAACTCGCACTAACCGGAAGCGATAGTGGGCTGTGGGATTGGCGCGCTGAAAATAATTTGGTGTATGAACCTCGGCTAGACTTCGCCATTGATAACAAAGAACAACTGATCGGCTTTACTCAACGTTTAGCGTTTATTCATCACGATGACCAAAGCCTGTATGCCTCGAAGTGGCAAGATTTTCTTCTGCAGTCTGACAAAGGTTTTGAACATGTTTACCGAATAAAAAATGAGTTCAATGAATGGCGATGGTTTCGAGACTTAGCTCGAGTCTCTGAGGTCGATGAATTTGATAATCCAAAGCGAGTTACAGGAACCTACACCGACATTACCACTCGTAAAGATACGCAAGACAAAATGCAGTTGTTTTTTGAGGCTTTCGAAAATACTCGCGACATCATTATCATTTTAGATAAAGACTTTTTAGTGAATTCAGTCAACCAATCTTTTTCAAAGATCTCCGGGTATGATCCCTCCACGGTTATCGGCAACCCACTGGAGTGTTTGACGCAAGAAGACATCAATATTCCACTGACAATTGCAATTAAAGATAAGCTGGCGATCAAAGATCAATGTGAAACGGAAGGAATGTTGCTCAGAAAATTTCAACAACCTTTAGCGGTATTAATTAACGCCACTCAGTTTACCAATGAAGACAGTGAACGCTACTACGTGGTCACTGTAACAGACATTAGCGAACAAAAATTGGCACAAGAAAAGCTAAAGAAGCTAGCAAACTATGACACCTTGACCAATTTACCCAACCGCGCCTTACTGATGGATCGCATCACTCATGCCATTGACCATAGTCATCGTCGAAAGCAAAAGATGGCTTTATTCTTTATCGACTTGGATCGCTTTAAACAAATTAACGACACACTGGGTCACGATGCGGGCGATGCACTGTTAGTGTCAGTAGCCGAGATACTGAAATCGTCGGTTCGTGAAGATGATACCGTCGCTCGGCTGGGGGGTGATGAATTTGTCATCATGTTAGAAGACGTTTTCTCAATAGAAATCGCCACTCGAATCGCAAATCTTATTATAAAAAACATGGCCTCGCCGTTTGTTTTAAAAGAACAAGAAGTTTCTACCTCACCAAGTATTGGTATTTCGATCTATCCAGAAGATGGTTCAACCGCCGAGCAACTCATTAAAGCAGCCGATATGGCGATGTATCACGCGAAGAATCTAGGTAGAAATAATTTTCAATTCTTCCGTAGCTCGATGAATTTAGAAGCGCAAAACCGCATGTCCATGGAAACCTTGTTACGTAACGCCATTAAACGCAAAGAGTTTTCATTGGTGTACCAACCTCAAGTTGATATAGCGACGGCAAAAATAAAAGGATTTGAAGCACTCGCCAGATGGCGCCAACCCAATGGCGACCTCATTTCACCACTCGATTTTATTCCCGTCGCAGAAGAAGTCGGCTTAATTATTCCTTTGACCGAGCAACTGATCGAAATGGCGTTAGAACAGTTAAAAGCTTGGAACGATCAAAATTACAATGTCGGCGTGGCAATCAATTTATCGGCGCGACACTTACAACAATATGACATCGTTCGATTTATGAAAGAACGTTTAGCCAACTACGATTTAGAGCAAGGTCAAGTAGAGTTTGAATTAACCGAAAGTATGTTAATGACCGATATCGATGTATCTCTTCCGCTAGTGAAATCGTTAAAGCGAATGAACATTGAGTTAGCACTCGATGACTTCGGCACAGGCTACTCGTCGTTAAAATATTTGCACCAGTTTCCGATACATAAGTTAAAAATTGATCGCAGTTTTGTCTCATTGATCGGAGAACAAAGTGAGGCCGAAGCGATTATTGAGACCATTATTGCTTTAGCTCGCTCACTGAATAAGCGCAGTGTTATTGAAGGTGTCGAAACACGTGAGCAACTAGAGTTCGTTCGAAAGTTAGGAGCCGACTACATACAAGGCTATTACTTTTCAAAACCTGTGTCGGGCGAAGAAACCTTTGACTTACTGGCGAGCGACTGGAGCGACAAGCTTTAG
- a CDS encoding SDR family NAD(P)-dependent oxidoreductase, translating into MPDSQTKTAIITGASRGLGAALAFAFAKQGFDLCLIARSADELQQLQQQISSTFSVKVSLYPYDLSDLTGITALVERIYSEHPSIDLLINNAGFGHYKPMNEHSPSEIINMVNVNLTAPMLLTREVVTIMSKQNKGHVINIGSDLAQKPLANMTPYVATKHGLQGFSDSLLREVKGQGIKVTIINTGVIATYFHNDQPSDHAPDTSLDPKQVADLIVQVYQTPSLQVVDQITLHPINQEF; encoded by the coding sequence ATGCCAGACTCTCAAACAAAGACTGCCATCATTACCGGAGCCAGCCGTGGCTTAGGTGCTGCCTTAGCCTTTGCATTTGCTAAGCAAGGCTTTGACTTGTGCTTAATTGCTCGAAGCGCTGATGAACTGCAACAGCTACAACAACAAATAAGTTCAACCTTTTCTGTGAAGGTGAGTCTTTATCCTTACGACTTGTCTGATCTAACGGGTATTACTGCACTGGTCGAACGTATCTACTCTGAGCATCCTAGTATTGATCTTTTAATCAACAACGCCGGATTCGGACATTACAAACCGATGAATGAACACTCGCCATCAGAGATCATCAATATGGTGAATGTCAATTTAACGGCACCTATGTTGCTAACGCGCGAAGTCGTCACGATTATGTCTAAGCAAAACAAAGGGCATGTCATTAATATTGGCTCAGACCTGGCGCAAAAACCCTTGGCAAATATGACGCCTTATGTCGCAACCAAACATGGCTTACAAGGTTTTAGCGACTCGTTATTAAGAGAGGTGAAAGGTCAAGGCATTAAGGTGACGATCATTAATACTGGTGTTATAGCAACCTACTTTCACAATGATCAACCAAGCGACCATGCTCCTGATACGTCTTTGGATCCAAAACAAGTCGCAGACTTAATTGTGCAAGTCTATCAAACGCCGAGCTTACAAGTCGTCGATCAAATTACGCTGCACCCAATCAATCAAGAGTTTTGA
- the ispG gene encoding flavodoxin-dependent (E)-4-hydroxy-3-methylbut-2-enyl-diphosphate synthase has translation MKGLSWIKRRPSKKIWVGNVPIGGDAPIAVQSMTNTDTCDVAATLKQIQQLADAGADLVRVSIPTMDAAEAFKSIKLAAPLPLIADIHFDYRIALKVADYGVDCLRINPGNIGNEQRVRAVIDCAKDKNIPIRIGVNAGSLEKDLQVKYGEPTPEALVESAMRHIDILDRHNFDNYKISLKASDVFMTVSAYRILASQIEQPLHLGITEAGGLRSGAVKSSVGLGLLLSEGIGDTIRVSLAADPVEEIKVGFDILKSLSLRQRGINFIACPSCSRQQFDVIKTVNELESRLEDVRESLDVAIIGCVVNGPGEAKEADIGLTGGAGSSLVYKEGQKDHKVENDQLVDALEKQIRERVKQREDEVAKKSGGQPVIAVQS, from the coding sequence ATGAAAGGCTTATCTTGGATTAAACGTCGTCCATCGAAGAAAATCTGGGTTGGAAACGTTCCGATTGGTGGCGATGCTCCCATAGCCGTGCAAAGCATGACCAACACAGACACCTGTGACGTTGCCGCGACCTTGAAGCAGATTCAACAATTGGCAGACGCTGGAGCGGATTTAGTCCGTGTGTCGATTCCAACAATGGACGCAGCTGAAGCGTTTAAATCGATCAAGCTAGCCGCGCCTCTTCCACTCATTGCAGATATTCATTTCGATTATCGAATTGCTTTGAAAGTTGCTGATTATGGCGTCGATTGTTTGCGAATTAATCCGGGCAATATTGGCAACGAACAACGCGTACGAGCAGTGATTGATTGCGCAAAAGATAAAAATATTCCTATTCGAATTGGTGTTAATGCCGGTTCTTTAGAGAAAGATCTGCAAGTTAAATACGGCGAACCAACGCCGGAAGCGCTCGTTGAATCAGCAATGCGGCATATTGATATTCTTGATCGGCACAATTTTGATAACTACAAAATCAGTTTGAAAGCCTCTGATGTGTTTATGACCGTGTCTGCGTATCGGATTCTGGCTTCTCAGATTGAACAGCCTCTGCATTTGGGAATCACCGAAGCGGGCGGCCTGCGCTCGGGTGCTGTTAAGTCATCGGTTGGTTTAGGGCTTCTTTTGTCAGAAGGAATCGGAGATACCATACGAGTGTCTCTTGCGGCCGATCCCGTTGAAGAAATTAAAGTTGGATTCGATATTCTAAAGTCATTATCGTTGCGTCAACGTGGCATCAATTTTATTGCATGCCCTTCGTGTTCTCGTCAACAGTTTGATGTCATCAAAACCGTTAATGAACTTGAGTCGCGATTAGAAGACGTAAGAGAGTCACTAGATGTAGCCATCATCGGATGTGTCGTTAACGGACCGGGCGAAGCAAAAGAAGCTGACATAGGTTTAACGGGCGGCGCAGGGTCGAGTCTGGTGTATAAAGAAGGACAAAAAGATCATAAGGTCGAAAATGATCAGTTGGTCGACGCCTTAGAAAAACAAATTCGAGAACGCGTTAAACAACGTGAAGATGAAGTGGCTAAAAAATCTGGCGGACAACCGGTCATCGCGGTTCAGTCGTAA
- a CDS encoding RodZ domain-containing protein: MDAKVTTGSSEQFKQAREALKMSLEEVATSLKLPRERIEEIEKGEYSDAISPTFYRGYIRTYANLLKIDPSDLLHEFNTLFGEQVEIVSSQRVGRFTQSKIAKRGSRAGFKWLTALILLAIVAAAAWGVKQKYFSVTATEQRAIPLAQSSMTNAQPVTLATETARTTDAQEASALEGNSSAGSQPPLATKSTRPSPVSAQPATATQNQESLQTNDVIQSNNDIQTKNDSQTNSSTQTNDSAQKATQQTQASQVDTASSVAASSDALTLIFMGECWVDIKDANGERLAYGTKENGKVITLNGTAPFSLVLGDPSVVRIQYQGETLDMSEYAAGQTARLTVE, from the coding sequence ATGGATGCCAAAGTTACCACCGGAAGCTCAGAGCAGTTTAAGCAGGCTCGTGAAGCGTTAAAAATGAGTCTTGAGGAAGTTGCGACTTCTCTCAAACTGCCTCGAGAGCGCATCGAAGAAATTGAAAAAGGGGAGTACTCAGACGCAATTTCTCCGACGTTTTATCGTGGGTACATACGCACTTACGCAAACTTGCTTAAAATTGATCCGAGTGACTTATTGCATGAATTCAATACTCTTTTCGGTGAGCAAGTCGAAATTGTCTCGTCTCAACGCGTGGGGCGGTTTACGCAATCGAAAATTGCAAAACGTGGCAGCAGAGCGGGCTTTAAATGGCTGACTGCGCTCATACTATTAGCGATCGTCGCTGCAGCAGCTTGGGGTGTGAAACAAAAATACTTTAGTGTGACGGCGACAGAGCAACGAGCCATACCACTTGCGCAATCGTCTATGACTAATGCACAACCCGTTACTCTCGCAACCGAAACTGCACGAACTACCGATGCTCAAGAGGCCTCTGCACTTGAGGGAAATTCGTCAGCTGGTAGCCAACCTCCGTTGGCGACGAAATCCACTCGTCCCTCACCGGTGAGCGCTCAGCCAGCGACAGCTACGCAGAATCAAGAGTCGCTTCAAACGAATGACGTTATTCAATCCAATAACGATATTCAAACCAAGAACGATTCTCAAACCAATAGCTCTACTCAAACCAACGACTCTGCTCAAAAGGCTACTCAGCAAACTCAGGCGTCGCAAGTTGATACTGCGTCGTCAGTCGCTGCTTCAAGTGATGCACTGACGTTAATTTTTATGGGCGAGTGTTGGGTCGATATTAAAGATGCTAATGGCGAACGACTTGCTTATGGAACGAAAGAAAATGGTAAGGTGATCACTTTGAATGGCACGGCACCCTTTTCATTGGTATTGGGCGATCCTTCCGTCGTTCGTATCCAGTATCAAGGCGAAACGTTAGACATGAGCGAATACGCGGCTGGCCAAACCGCTCGCTTGACCGTCGAATAA
- the pilW gene encoding type IV pilus biogenesis/stability protein PilW: MRRIITSLIVLVPFWLVGCTTQTTTTVGNYEGNKTIATSFKEEEAARSRVNAAQMYLQKNNLQRAKFHLDKAAEHMDDYPDLHFTLAYYYQMARDYKEARNSFERALRLDSDNPEYKNAFATFLCQQGEYRDADRYFNQAISTPTYTHIDQAYVNAGKCQDMQGNKQEALEFYRRALNINSKLPTALFEMAQYQYEQERFPIARAYIERYREVARHSARSAWLALRIESKMNNKDGVASYALMLQNLFPDSAETHQYLENKEQWQ, translated from the coding sequence ATGCGCAGAATAATAACCAGCCTCATCGTCTTAGTGCCATTTTGGTTGGTCGGATGCACCACGCAAACGACCACCACCGTTGGTAACTATGAAGGCAATAAAACCATAGCAACATCTTTCAAAGAAGAAGAGGCTGCGCGCAGTCGGGTTAATGCAGCGCAAATGTATTTGCAAAAAAATAATTTGCAACGAGCTAAATTCCACTTAGACAAAGCCGCAGAGCATATGGATGATTATCCTGATTTGCACTTTACCCTTGCGTACTATTATCAAATGGCTCGAGATTACAAAGAAGCGAGAAACTCGTTTGAACGAGCATTACGATTAGATAGCGATAATCCCGAATATAAAAATGCCTTTGCGACCTTTTTGTGTCAACAAGGCGAGTATCGAGATGCTGACCGATATTTTAATCAAGCGATAAGCACACCAACCTACACTCACATTGATCAAGCCTATGTTAATGCAGGCAAATGCCAAGATATGCAAGGCAACAAGCAAGAAGCTTTGGAGTTTTATCGACGAGCATTAAACATCAATTCTAAATTGCCAACGGCGTTATTTGAAATGGCTCAATACCAATATGAGCAAGAGCGGTTTCCGATCGCTCGAGCGTATATTGAACGCTACCGAGAAGTCGCTCGACACAGTGCTCGTTCGGCTTGGTTAGCATTGCGCATTGAATCTAAAATGAACAATAAAGATGGCGTTGCGAGCTATGCATTGATGTTGCAAAATTTGTTTCCTGACTCGGCTGAAACGCATCAGTATCTTGAAAACAAAGAACAGTGGCAGTGA
- the rlmN gene encoding 23S rRNA (adenine(2503)-C(2))-methyltransferase RlmN, protein MSNDKVNLLNLNRDGLTQFFLEMGEKPFRATQVMKWIHHMGVDDFDQMTNLSKALRTKLSEVAYIQGPEAIAEQISDDGTIKWALSLNGGQAIETVFIPEKSRGTLCVSSQIGCALECSFCSTAQQGFNRNLSVAEIIGQVWYAVKKLGSQKLTGERRVSNVVMMGMGEPLLNFENSVNAMDIMMDDLGYGLSKRRVTVSTSGVVPALDKLADHIDVALALSLHAPNNSLRDELVPLNKKYPIEVLMPSVMRYLERSKASEKVTIEYVMIKDVNDQPEHARELVKLLKNVPSKINLIPFNPFPQTSYETSSNRTIERFTDILSKSGFTVITRRTRGDDIDAACGQLVGKVNDKTKRKLRRQIPVQQVAS, encoded by the coding sequence ATGAGTAACGATAAAGTGAATTTACTCAACCTGAATCGCGATGGTCTAACCCAGTTCTTTTTAGAGATGGGCGAAAAGCCGTTCCGTGCTACTCAGGTTATGAAGTGGATCCATCACATGGGGGTCGACGATTTCGACCAAATGACCAACCTGAGCAAAGCATTGCGCACCAAACTCAGTGAAGTGGCCTATATTCAAGGTCCAGAAGCCATTGCTGAACAAATTTCTGATGATGGCACCATCAAGTGGGCATTGAGCTTAAATGGTGGGCAAGCGATTGAAACGGTGTTTATTCCTGAAAAATCACGTGGCACCCTGTGCGTATCGAGCCAAATTGGTTGTGCCCTTGAATGTTCTTTTTGTTCGACCGCTCAACAAGGGTTTAACCGAAATCTGTCGGTTGCAGAGATCATTGGCCAAGTTTGGTATGCGGTGAAAAAACTCGGAAGTCAAAAACTGACCGGTGAACGCCGAGTATCCAATGTGGTGATGATGGGGATGGGTGAGCCGCTGCTGAATTTTGAAAACTCCGTGAACGCTATGGATATCATGATGGATGACTTGGGCTATGGCTTGTCTAAGCGTCGTGTCACGGTATCGACCTCCGGCGTGGTGCCTGCGCTCGATAAACTCGCAGATCACATCGATGTAGCGTTAGCCTTGTCGTTGCATGCGCCGAATAATTCACTTCGCGATGAATTGGTTCCATTGAATAAAAAGTACCCGATCGAAGTATTGATGCCATCTGTAATGCGCTATTTAGAGCGATCAAAGGCGTCAGAAAAGGTGACGATCGAGTACGTAATGATAAAAGATGTGAACGATCAACCAGAACACGCACGTGAATTAGTAAAGCTCTTGAAAAATGTGCCCAGTAAGATTAACTTGATTCCTTTCAATCCGTTTCCTCAGACCAGTTATGAGACTTCATCAAATCGGACGATAGAGCGATTTACCGATATTCTGAGCAAAAGTGGCTTTACGGTCATTACGCGACGAACACGAGGGGATGATATCGACGCTGCTTGTGGTCAACTGGTTGGCAAGGTTAATGATAAAACAAAACGTAAATTACGCCGCCAAATTCCGGTTCAACAGGTGGCCAGTTAA
- the ndk gene encoding nucleoside-diphosphate kinase, translating to MAIERTFSIVKPDAVAKNVIGEIYTRFERAGLKIIASKMIHMSKEQAEGFYAEHKERPFFGALVEFMTSGPVMVQVLEGENAIAANREIMGATNPQEALRGTIRADYAVSVDENAAHGSDAPESAAREIAYFFSDEEICPRTR from the coding sequence ATGGCCATCGAGCGTACTTTTTCTATCGTTAAGCCTGACGCAGTTGCTAAAAACGTTATTGGTGAGATCTACACACGTTTTGAGCGTGCAGGACTTAAAATCATTGCTTCTAAAATGATTCACATGTCAAAAGAGCAAGCCGAAGGCTTTTATGCTGAGCACAAAGAGCGTCCATTCTTTGGTGCTTTAGTTGAGTTCATGACTTCTGGTCCTGTTATGGTTCAGGTACTTGAAGGTGAAAATGCCATTGCTGCAAACCGTGAAATCATGGGTGCTACTAACCCACAAGAAGCGCTACGCGGAACGATTCGTGCAGACTACGCGGTTTCTGTTGATGAAAACGCCGCTCACGGTTCAGATGCTCCAGAGTCAGCGGCTCGCGAAATTGCCTATTTCTTCTCTGACGAAGAAATCTGTCCTCGCACTCGCTAA
- the queC gene encoding 7-cyano-7-deazaguanine synthase QueC: MTQNNRGSAIVLLSGGLDSSTCLALAQQQGYEIYALSFSYGQRHSAELEAAKVIAQEAGVAAHRIIPIDLGGFGGSALTDATIEVPTEEGDGIPVTYVPARNTVFLSIALAWAEVIDARAIYAGVNAVDYSGYPDCRPEYIKAFQAMADLATKAGVEGHGPMIETPLLHLTKADIIRQGQALGVDYGKTVSCYQADAQGAACGECDSCKIRQRAFSEAGVEDPTRYR; encoded by the coding sequence ATGACACAGAATAATCGCGGCAGTGCCATTGTGCTGCTGTCAGGTGGCCTAGATTCAAGTACCTGCTTGGCGTTGGCACAGCAACAAGGCTACGAGATTTACGCATTGAGCTTCAGTTATGGCCAGCGGCATAGCGCAGAGCTTGAAGCGGCTAAAGTGATTGCACAAGAAGCCGGTGTGGCCGCGCATCGCATTATCCCTATCGATTTGGGTGGGTTTGGTGGATCGGCGCTGACCGATGCAACCATTGAGGTACCCACCGAAGAGGGCGATGGGATCCCGGTGACCTATGTGCCGGCGCGAAATACGGTTTTTTTATCCATCGCACTGGCTTGGGCAGAGGTCATCGATGCGCGAGCGATTTACGCGGGCGTCAACGCAGTCGATTATTCGGGCTATCCGGATTGCCGACCAGAATACATTAAAGCCTTTCAAGCCATGGCTGACTTGGCCACCAAAGCGGGCGTTGAAGGGCATGGCCCGATGATTGAAACGCCACTATTGCACTTAACCAAGGCCGATATCATTCGACAAGGCCAAGCGTTGGGCGTGGATTACGGCAAAACCGTATCTTGCTATCAAGCCGATGCGCAAGGCGCAGCGTGTGGCGAATGCGACAGTTGCAAAATACGTCAACGGGCGTTTAGTGAAGCGGGCGTCGAGGACCCAACGCGCTATCGGTGA